The Natranaerobius trueperi genome window below encodes:
- a CDS encoding CtsR family transcriptional regulator — MSEGQKRSEVIGMSNLSDNIEKYLKELINKNSDRSVSIKRKELAYKFNCVPSQINYVLSTRFTENNGYLVTSRRGGGGYIEIKRLKFSDYNPEYKITELIGSSISQNEASGLIRRFYEEEIITKQDKDVLLSCCERESLPIPLPIRDRVRATLLKNVLLEILKHK, encoded by the coding sequence TTGTCAGAAGGTCAAAAAAGGTCAGAGGTGATTGGTATGAGTAACTTATCTGATAATATTGAAAAATACTTAAAAGAGTTAATAAATAAAAATTCTGATAGATCCGTTAGTATTAAAAGAAAAGAATTGGCCTATAAATTTAATTGTGTACCATCTCAAATCAATTATGTATTAAGTACAAGATTTACAGAAAATAATGGCTATTTAGTAACTAGTAGACGAGGTGGAGGCGGATATATAGAGATAAAAAGATTAAAGTTTTCTGATTATAATCCAGAATACAAAATCACAGAGCTCATAGGGAGTAGTATATCACAAAATGAAGCTAGTGGTTTAATTAGAAGGTTCTATGAAGAAGAAATAATTACAAAGCAGGATAAAGATGTTTTATTAAGTTGTTGTGAACGGGAAAGCCTACCAATTCCTTTGCCGATAAGAGATAGAGTTAGAGCGACATTATTAAAAAATGTCCTCTTGGAAATTTTAAAACATAAATAG